In Candidatus Cohnella colombiensis, one DNA window encodes the following:
- a CDS encoding ABC transporter ATP-binding protein translates to MKVKNSFRSYLIFVKPYWKLIALTIVIGIIKFTIPLILPLLMKYVVDDLLLSTLTIEQKVDKLVVVMISALALFIIVRAPIEYLRQYYAQLTTSRILYDLRNRLYAHIQKLSLKYYHNHKSGEIISRMINDAEQTKNIVETGLMNVWLDMITLFIALGFMFSMDAELTLVAIIVLPFYALSVKLLYKRLKAFSKSRSQALADMQSYLVERVNGIAVTKSFALEEVEAKRFDGRNLSFLERALALTRWNARTNAIINTLTDLAPLFVLFYGGYQVIHGNLTLGAFLAFFAYLERLYGPLRRLVNSSTVLTQASASLDRVMELLQEPYDLVDAPDAKPIGQVKGSIAFDQVSFKYDKSEDWVLRDIQLTIAPGETVAFVGMSGGGKSSLISLVPRFYDVQKGTIRLDGVDISSVTLKSLRSQIGMVLQDNILFSGSVRDNILFGNPDAGEDKLIQAAQAANAHDFIMSLPKGYDTEIGERGVKLSGGQKQRVAIARVFLKNPRILVLDEATSALDLESEHLIQESLLTLAKDRTTLIVAHRLSTITHADQIVLIENGEIKEKGTHEALMKLDGAYAKLFNVQHLSSPVS, encoded by the coding sequence TTATTATTAAGCACATTAACTATTGAGCAAAAAGTGGATAAGCTCGTAGTTGTAATGATCTCAGCCTTAGCATTGTTCATCATTGTAAGAGCGCCTATTGAATATCTGCGTCAATATTACGCTCAGCTTACTACGAGTCGAATTCTTTATGATTTACGCAATCGGCTGTATGCCCATATTCAGAAATTGTCGCTCAAATATTACCATAACCATAAGTCTGGTGAGATCATCTCTAGAATGATCAATGATGCTGAACAGACGAAAAACATTGTAGAAACAGGATTAATGAACGTATGGCTCGATATGATCACGTTGTTCATTGCGCTCGGGTTTATGTTCTCTATGGATGCAGAGCTAACGTTAGTTGCAATTATTGTTCTACCGTTCTATGCCTTATCAGTTAAGCTGCTCTACAAGCGGTTGAAAGCTTTTTCGAAATCAAGATCACAAGCGTTAGCAGATATGCAAAGCTATCTCGTCGAACGTGTAAATGGAATTGCGGTCACGAAAAGTTTTGCTTTGGAAGAAGTTGAAGCGAAGCGCTTTGACGGGCGCAATCTTAGCTTTCTTGAACGTGCATTGGCGCTCACAAGGTGGAATGCGCGGACGAATGCCATCATTAATACATTAACTGATTTAGCGCCACTGTTTGTGTTGTTTTATGGAGGCTATCAGGTTATTCACGGCAATTTAACGCTTGGAGCGTTCTTGGCGTTCTTCGCCTATTTGGAGCGGTTATATGGACCGCTGCGGCGCTTAGTGAATTCATCGACTGTGCTTACACAAGCAAGCGCCTCGCTCGATCGTGTAATGGAGCTACTGCAGGAGCCTTATGATCTTGTCGATGCGCCTGATGCAAAACCAATTGGGCAAGTCAAAGGGAGCATCGCTTTTGATCAAGTTAGTTTCAAATATGATAAATCTGAAGACTGGGTGCTTAGAGACATTCAACTCACAATTGCACCTGGAGAAACAGTCGCCTTTGTCGGCATGAGCGGGGGAGGGAAATCGTCGTTAATTAGTTTGGTGCCACGATTCTACGACGTTCAGAAAGGCACAATTCGATTAGATGGCGTTGATATTTCATCGGTTACGTTGAAGAGCTTGCGTAGTCAAATTGGAATGGTGTTACAGGACAATATACTATTTAGTGGTAGTGTACGTGACAACATCTTGTTCGGTAATCCGGATGCCGGTGAAGATAAGCTGATTCAAGCTGCTCAAGCAGCAAACGCGCATGATTTCATCATGAGCTTGCCTAAAGGCTACGACACAGAAATCGGAGAACGAGGTGTGAAGCTATCCGGCGGGCAAAAGCAAAGAGTTGCAATCGCGCGTGTTTTTTTGAAAAACCCACGGATCCTCGTGCTTGATGAAGCAACTTCCGCTTTGGATTTAGAATCTGAGCATCTCATACAAGAGTCTCTACTCACATTAGCCAAGGATCGAACGACATTAATTGTCGCCCATCGCTTATCGACCATTACTCATGCTGATCAAATTGTTCTTATTGAGAATGGGGAAATTAAGGAAAAGGGCACCCATGAAGCGCTAATGAAGCTTGACGGAGCTTATGCGAAGTTATTTAATGTTCAGCATTTATCGAGTCCTGTTAGTTAA
- a CDS encoding GGDEF domain-containing protein encodes MQNKTKLPTVGFLSEHADYESEALMLHGANAAAEQHDVNFLSFSYESKVLSTEQHIDYIQFIIEQYELDGLLVIGWSNLYHEDFWLQFRERFHNFPIISIGKDSLHAPSVFVDGFPYVKMLTKHLIEDHNYHNIAVIEPSSSDHRTQAYIEAMNDARLSTENYIVSHDQLEYVDVELSSKMQRALEVLLDERKLTVDAIITMNETDGKGLLEALKKREIIVPDQIAIVSYEDSASIEYSCPSITTINYPFLELGRTACYNLIQLVHGQSIPHEEEVPSQIIYRDSCGCTFNNIRMRHINTIMTRDFESNVHMPLLSSTAVQQLQEYIDLPYEDLARVFMDALQTYQFESFLLQFQNEIRIVKQYSTYVDLQAMIDLFREHLLAQVRIHSTLEQHSELLWIATKYVAKSLKNEVAVSRSMQIVELNNIIDQIGNRLLSCYTLQKILEVLNNTMGWIQIQTNVLFLNQPGTHERESYRPIFCYVEHQNLLEQMPEEATLKEVFAQFKQTKNKRFSMMVHPLHINDEIIGIAWIEPGNNPSSTTVALCNSISTAIKSSMLLEESQTLVGKLSKEIELRKEKERQLAIFADTDSLTGLLNRRFFYDVLNQAVQDVDPFAIFFFDIDGFKKINDTLGHDIGDILLVQIAERINKTLHELSQPDYPMENLIFRLGGDEFTAIIYDSDEDNLASIAAIFNQVLHTPYHIKQHEVRISSSIGVSLYPIDSIDDQMLLKYADMAMYKAKSTKNTFMFFKALHSQ; translated from the coding sequence ATGCAAAACAAAACAAAACTACCTACAGTTGGTTTCCTCTCTGAGCATGCAGATTATGAATCGGAGGCGTTAATGCTTCATGGTGCTAACGCTGCAGCTGAACAACATGACGTTAATTTCCTCTCTTTCTCCTATGAGTCTAAAGTTCTTAGCACCGAACAACATATCGATTATATACAATTTATTATTGAACAATATGAACTTGATGGCCTGCTTGTGATCGGTTGGTCTAATCTTTATCATGAGGATTTTTGGTTGCAATTTAGAGAGCGCTTTCATAATTTCCCGATTATAAGCATCGGTAAGGATTCCCTACATGCACCATCTGTTTTTGTAGATGGTTTCCCTTATGTGAAAATGTTAACAAAACATCTAATTGAAGATCATAACTATCATAACATTGCAGTGATTGAGCCAAGCTCTAGCGATCATCGGACTCAGGCTTATATAGAGGCGATGAATGATGCTCGCTTATCTACGGAAAACTATATCGTCTCTCATGACCAACTTGAATATGTAGATGTTGAATTGAGTTCTAAGATGCAACGTGCCTTAGAAGTATTGTTAGATGAAAGAAAGTTAACTGTCGATGCCATCATCACGATGAATGAAACAGATGGCAAAGGGCTACTTGAAGCTTTGAAAAAAAGAGAAATAATCGTTCCTGACCAAATCGCGATTGTATCCTATGAAGATAGCGCATCGATTGAATACTCATGCCCATCGATTACAACAATTAACTATCCCTTTCTAGAACTAGGCCGTACAGCTTGCTACAATTTAATTCAGCTTGTTCATGGCCAGTCGATTCCACATGAAGAGGAAGTCCCTTCTCAAATTATTTATCGCGATTCTTGCGGTTGCACATTTAACAACATTAGAATGCGTCACATCAACACGATAATGACGCGAGATTTTGAAAGTAACGTACATATGCCATTACTCTCTTCTACTGCTGTACAACAACTGCAAGAATATATCGATCTTCCCTATGAAGATCTGGCGAGAGTGTTTATGGATGCACTTCAAACGTACCAATTCGAATCATTCTTACTTCAATTTCAAAATGAAATTCGTATTGTAAAGCAATATTCAACTTATGTCGATCTTCAAGCAATGATCGATTTATTCAGAGAGCATCTACTTGCACAGGTTCGAATCCATTCCACTCTCGAGCAGCACTCAGAATTACTTTGGATCGCTACGAAATATGTTGCCAAAAGTCTAAAGAATGAAGTTGCAGTGTCACGTTCCATGCAGATAGTTGAATTAAATAACATTATCGACCAAATTGGTAATAGACTCTTATCATGCTACACCCTACAAAAAATATTGGAAGTGTTGAATAACACGATGGGATGGATTCAAATTCAAACGAATGTGTTGTTTCTTAACCAACCAGGAACTCATGAACGCGAATCCTATCGACCGATCTTCTGTTATGTAGAACATCAAAATTTATTGGAACAAATGCCGGAGGAAGCAACGTTAAAAGAAGTTTTTGCGCAATTTAAACAAACTAAAAATAAAAGATTTTCAATGATGGTTCATCCACTCCACATCAATGATGAAATCATTGGTATCGCGTGGATAGAACCAGGAAATAATCCAAGCAGCACTACAGTTGCTTTGTGCAATTCAATAAGCACTGCAATTAAAAGCTCAATGCTGCTTGAGGAATCCCAGACATTAGTCGGTAAGTTGTCTAAGGAGATTGAGCTTCGGAAAGAAAAGGAACGGCAGCTCGCGATCTTCGCAGATACGGATTCCTTAACCGGCTTATTGAATCGCAGATTTTTTTACGATGTGCTTAATCAAGCTGTTCAGGACGTTGATCCGTTCGCGATCTTCTTCTTCGATATTGATGGGTTTAAAAAAATTAACGACACCCTTGGTCACGACATCGGCGACATCTTACTCGTTCAAATCGCAGAAAGAATCAATAAGACGCTACATGAGCTATCTCAGCCCGACTACCCCATGGAAAATTTAATATTCCGTCTAGGTGGCGATGAATTCACAGCAATTATTTATGATTCTGATGAGGACAATCTAGCTTCTATTGCAGCGATATTCAATCAAGTGTTACATACGCCCTATCACATTAAGCAGCATGAAGTTCGTATCTCATCCAGTATCGGGGTGAGCTTATATCCTATTGATTCCATTGATGATCAAATGCTTTTGAAATATGCGGATATGGCCATGTACAAGGCCAAATCGACGAAGAATACATTTATGTTCTTTAAAGCACTTCACAGCCAATAA
- a CDS encoding ArsB/NhaD family transporter, with the protein MEQQAIWAITIFLLIYALIISEKIHRTIVAVLGGLIMVTVGIVDQETAIHHIDFNTLGLLVGMMIIVGITADTGVFKAVALYAAKRAKGDPVTILIFLSIITAVASAFLDNVTTVMLMVPVTFSITRQLKVNPIPFLLAQIMASNIGGTATLIGDPPNIMIGSSVKELSFMSFIVNLAPISAIIMLVNIPIFVWLFRKSIQTTAELKSSIMTMDEKAYITNPQLLRKCLYVLGGTILGFFLHQVLHLESATVALMGAFILLLLEGEHSLERAFTKVEWTTIFFFIGLFVLVSGLVETGVIAQLAEVAIEWTGGDLAATSMLILWLSAIASAFLDNIPFVATMIPMIQEMGQMGITNLEPLWWSLALGACLGGNGTLIGASANLIVAGLSAKEGHPISFMSYLKIGFPLMLLSIVMASIYLYLRFFI; encoded by the coding sequence ATGGAACAGCAAGCGATATGGGCAATTACGATCTTTTTACTCATTTATGCCCTCATTATTTCTGAGAAGATTCATCGGACGATTGTCGCAGTATTGGGTGGATTAATTATGGTCACAGTGGGGATCGTCGATCAAGAGACCGCTATCCACCATATTGACTTTAATACGCTAGGGTTACTCGTTGGTATGATGATCATTGTCGGTATTACAGCAGATACTGGGGTTTTTAAAGCGGTAGCACTCTATGCTGCCAAACGAGCGAAAGGTGATCCGGTAACTATCCTCATTTTCTTATCGATCATAACAGCCGTTGCCTCTGCTTTCTTAGATAATGTAACGACAGTCATGTTAATGGTCCCGGTAACTTTCAGTATTACTCGTCAATTAAAAGTAAATCCGATTCCATTTCTTCTTGCGCAAATAATGGCCTCTAACATTGGAGGTACTGCGACACTTATCGGTGATCCGCCAAACATTATGATTGGGAGTTCCGTAAAGGAATTATCCTTTATGTCCTTTATTGTGAATCTTGCTCCGATCTCAGCAATCATCATGCTCGTTAATATTCCGATCTTCGTTTGGCTATTTCGTAAAAGTATTCAAACCACAGCAGAGCTTAAGTCATCCATAATGACCATGGACGAGAAAGCGTACATTACAAATCCACAATTGTTGCGAAAATGTCTCTATGTGCTTGGTGGTACGATTCTCGGATTTTTCTTGCATCAGGTTCTTCACTTGGAATCCGCAACAGTCGCGCTAATGGGTGCGTTCATTCTTTTACTATTGGAGGGAGAACATAGTCTTGAACGTGCATTTACGAAAGTTGAATGGACAACGATCTTTTTCTTCATCGGACTGTTTGTACTAGTTTCCGGGTTAGTCGAAACGGGAGTCATTGCTCAGCTCGCTGAAGTTGCGATTGAATGGACGGGTGGAGATCTCGCTGCGACTTCAATGCTCATCTTATGGCTCAGTGCGATTGCATCCGCATTTCTGGACAATATTCCTTTTGTCGCTACGATGATCCCGATGATTCAAGAGATGGGGCAGATGGGAATAACTAATCTTGAACCTTTATGGTGGAGTCTTGCTCTGGGAGCTTGTCTAGGAGGAAACGGTACGCTAATTGGCGCGAGTGCAAACTTAATTGTTGCGGGACTTTCCGCTAAGGAAGGACATCCAATTTCGTTTATGTCTTATTTAAAAATTGGGTTCCCATTAATGTTGCTGTCGATTGTCATGGCGAGTATCTATTTGTATCTGAGGTTTTTTATATAA
- a CDS encoding DEAD/DEAH box helicase: MEETILSKFHPVISSWFQETFGEPTEVQCEAWQSIRQGNHTLIAAPTGSGKTLAALLPCLDQYVQSSFNGEQTKGVYILYISPLKALNNDIHHHALKFVEQLDQLAADLQVDWPGIRSAVRTGDTSQSMRSAILRRPPQLLVTTPESLYLLLTSEKGRVILQTVRHVIVDEIHDLAANKRGSHLSLSLERLTALCITPPQRIGVSATQKPIARVAQFLGGWEKVPDSGTNHSSTLQPRHVSIVESAMDKTFRVQITMPDPSKPVATREAVWLPLLDRIVQAMDGCRSVLIFANSRRLCERVCLRLNDHVGYEIARSHHGSMSRERRLEVEQLLKDGELRCIVATSSLELGIDIGHIDLVIQLDSPIEAARGIQRMGRAGHAVGDVSNGILLGRQKALLPELAVLSKQIKQRDIEPIQIPQQPMDVLSQQLLAMVAIEDWNVEQVYQIIRRSDSYHLLKLAQLEEIVQVLSGYYPFVRPLLDWERGTNMLLRRKNTAIATFTGVGTIQQSSSYPVHHLESRAHLGELDEEFIHESRVGDVFLLGSGSWMIREIRSDRVYVSEAGNRFSEIPFWRNEAGGRSFLLGQQIGAFLREIAERLQLVDEQNESQALDPNDPIFDYLLDQYGMERIAAEEMLSFIRSQYHACGLPTDRQIIIEHYRDVMNQTHVILHNHCGRKVNRAWLLAIERQFDKLFPYRMYANAKDNGIEFVLPEWDASWLQVIGQVTPSNFEELLSEAVTGSPLLAINFRNIAETALLLSRSFTRVPTWQKRLRGEQLLRDCLPYAEQFPFLREAMDQCLYVDLAFNELKQLLTEIQEGKQKLVIRETAFPSPFATQFLADYVNMRIYEGDGVDESIQLQLMNVSKQLAGQLFGTAALGEAINPHVLEEEQRKLNELDHPPQSAEQLLMWLKIRGDLTAQEIVKLVGESALTWLQQLHEAKKVIPLHLTDDGEFRWIVSDESDTYTQFPQTTASITFVLSRHIDHLLSFTESDLCERYPTLSLEQARELVDEWLQLGAIERAPHASDEHERLWTSAKVAAKIVRLSIQHARSKAEPATPARWCGQISMLQYALQGTQLRGVEGLRAVIERMQGLFIPLSHWESLIFPTRLIHYKKDDLDLLCASGEIRWIGRKEVGDKEGKLAFFLTDNESLYSPFLQPQSSAATNNASLLRVLEQGGASFLTKLSREMELAPSEVLEQLLELVWEGRVANDQFAPLRLHANTKNSNWARKGSGQGRWYALSSVSTQETKSLSMQDRNNDQHSPTLAWIHHLLKVYGIINRELVQKISPLSWDECYPVLKRLEQWGAMTRGTFIKGTTNLQFTTRELSDAIKQSLPEQVESHSTVLSAVDPANPFGLIMDWPHQQQEAIFARLPNNYLVLKGNTLMFWIERKGRRIYGLQSVDEQQLTIVQQAQILLNAIHTLLQRQKLVKIIIELWNGVAVLETDLGQQLCQIGAERDLHSLVVWSKS; the protein is encoded by the coding sequence GTGGAAGAGACGATACTATCGAAGTTTCATCCAGTGATCTCCAGTTGGTTTCAAGAGACATTCGGTGAACCAACAGAAGTACAATGTGAAGCGTGGCAATCAATACGTCAAGGCAATCACACGTTAATCGCCGCGCCTACGGGTTCAGGTAAGACACTAGCAGCGTTACTACCTTGCCTTGATCAGTATGTACAGTCGTCCTTTAACGGTGAGCAAACTAAAGGCGTCTATATTTTGTATATTTCACCTCTCAAAGCGCTTAATAATGACATCCATCATCATGCACTAAAGTTTGTGGAACAGCTAGATCAACTTGCTGCAGATCTGCAAGTTGATTGGCCTGGCATTCGAAGCGCGGTAAGAACGGGTGATACGAGCCAAAGCATGCGATCGGCGATTTTGCGTCGACCACCCCAACTACTCGTAACGACGCCTGAATCTTTATATTTACTTTTAACGTCCGAAAAGGGACGTGTCATTTTGCAAACCGTTCGTCACGTGATCGTAGACGAAATTCATGATCTTGCAGCGAACAAACGCGGATCCCATCTATCCTTATCGCTTGAGCGGCTGACTGCACTATGTATCACCCCTCCACAGCGTATCGGTGTATCTGCCACACAAAAACCGATTGCACGTGTTGCGCAGTTTCTTGGCGGGTGGGAAAAAGTGCCTGATAGCGGAACCAATCATTCGAGTACGCTACAGCCTCGCCATGTATCGATCGTTGAAAGCGCAATGGACAAGACATTTCGCGTTCAAATCACGATGCCGGATCCAAGCAAACCGGTTGCAACGAGAGAAGCGGTATGGCTACCGTTGCTTGATCGGATCGTGCAGGCGATGGATGGCTGTCGTTCTGTTCTCATCTTTGCAAACAGTCGACGATTATGCGAACGAGTATGCTTGCGATTGAACGATCATGTAGGCTATGAAATTGCTCGTTCTCACCATGGCAGTATGTCGCGTGAACGCCGGTTAGAAGTCGAGCAATTGCTTAAAGATGGGGAGCTTCGTTGTATTGTGGCGACTTCCTCGCTAGAGCTCGGCATAGATATTGGACATATCGATCTTGTCATTCAACTGGATTCTCCAATCGAAGCAGCTCGTGGCATTCAACGAATGGGGCGAGCCGGACATGCTGTTGGCGATGTTAGTAACGGCATACTGCTCGGAAGACAGAAGGCTCTTCTGCCGGAGTTAGCTGTACTCAGCAAACAAATTAAGCAACGTGACATTGAACCCATTCAGATTCCGCAGCAACCGATGGATGTACTTTCTCAACAATTGCTTGCTATGGTTGCGATCGAGGACTGGAACGTTGAACAGGTTTACCAAATCATTAGAAGAAGCGACAGCTATCATCTATTGAAGCTTGCGCAGTTAGAAGAAATTGTGCAGGTTCTATCGGGTTACTATCCATTCGTACGTCCGCTGCTCGATTGGGAGCGCGGGACCAACATGCTTTTACGTAGAAAGAATACTGCAATCGCCACCTTTACAGGAGTCGGGACGATTCAACAAAGCAGCAGCTATCCGGTACATCATCTAGAAAGTCGCGCACATCTCGGTGAGCTTGATGAAGAATTTATTCATGAGAGCCGCGTAGGTGATGTATTTCTACTTGGATCTGGATCATGGATGATCCGTGAAATTCGCAGCGATCGGGTTTATGTGTCTGAGGCGGGCAATCGCTTTAGTGAAATTCCTTTCTGGAGAAATGAGGCAGGTGGACGCAGCTTTTTGTTAGGTCAGCAAATAGGAGCTTTCCTTCGTGAAATCGCGGAACGTCTTCAGCTCGTCGATGAGCAGAATGAATCACAGGCGTTAGATCCGAATGATCCTATTTTTGATTATTTGTTGGACCAATATGGGATGGAACGGATAGCTGCAGAGGAGATGTTATCTTTCATCCGCTCGCAGTATCACGCTTGTGGTTTACCGACAGATCGTCAAATCATCATTGAGCATTATCGTGATGTGATGAATCAAACTCATGTTATTTTACATAATCATTGCGGACGCAAAGTTAATCGCGCTTGGTTATTAGCGATTGAGAGACAATTCGATAAGCTGTTCCCGTATCGCATGTATGCGAATGCGAAGGATAATGGGATTGAATTTGTGCTTCCTGAATGGGATGCTTCATGGCTTCAAGTCATTGGGCAAGTTACACCCTCCAATTTCGAGGAGCTATTATCCGAGGCGGTTACTGGATCACCGCTGCTCGCTATCAATTTTCGCAATATCGCTGAAACTGCGTTGCTATTATCGCGCAGCTTTACACGCGTTCCGACTTGGCAGAAGCGACTTCGCGGGGAACAATTATTGCGCGATTGCTTGCCCTATGCTGAGCAATTTCCATTTCTAAGAGAAGCGATGGATCAGTGTCTGTATGTGGATCTGGCATTTAACGAGCTGAAACAATTGTTGACAGAGATACAAGAAGGTAAGCAAAAGCTCGTTATTCGTGAAACCGCGTTTCCATCACCGTTTGCCACACAGTTTCTCGCGGATTACGTGAATATGCGAATTTATGAAGGGGATGGCGTCGACGAGTCCATTCAGCTTCAGCTGATGAATGTGAGCAAGCAGCTTGCCGGACAGCTCTTTGGAACAGCTGCGTTAGGGGAAGCCATTAATCCTCACGTATTAGAAGAAGAACAGCGAAAATTAAATGAGCTCGATCATCCACCACAAAGCGCAGAACAATTATTAATGTGGTTAAAGATACGCGGTGACTTAACCGCTCAGGAAATCGTCAAGCTCGTTGGAGAAAGTGCGCTTACGTGGCTGCAGCAACTACATGAGGCTAAAAAAGTTATACCGCTTCACTTAACAGATGATGGTGAATTTCGCTGGATCGTATCCGACGAGAGTGATACGTATACACAATTCCCACAAACCACTGCATCAATAACATTCGTGTTAAGCAGACATATTGATCATTTGCTTTCATTTACAGAATCCGATCTATGCGAGCGTTATCCTACACTATCTTTGGAGCAGGCCCGTGAGCTTGTCGATGAATGGCTACAACTGGGCGCAATTGAACGAGCACCACATGCTTCCGATGAGCATGAACGATTGTGGACCAGTGCCAAAGTTGCAGCGAAAATTGTGCGCTTATCCATTCAACATGCCCGAAGTAAAGCTGAGCCTGCCACACCAGCGCGTTGGTGTGGTCAGATATCGATGCTACAATACGCATTACAGGGTACACAGCTACGAGGAGTAGAAGGACTTCGTGCAGTCATTGAACGAATGCAAGGGCTGTTCATACCGCTATCACATTGGGAATCCTTAATCTTTCCTACGCGATTGATTCATTATAAGAAGGATGATCTCGATTTGCTGTGCGCATCTGGTGAAATTCGTTGGATCGGTCGTAAGGAAGTAGGGGATAAAGAAGGCAAGCTTGCTTTTTTCCTTACCGATAATGAATCGCTATACAGCCCATTTCTGCAGCCACAATCTTCAGCAGCAACGAACAATGCAAGCTTGCTCCGCGTGCTCGAGCAAGGTGGCGCGAGCTTCTTAACGAAGCTCAGTCGCGAGATGGAGCTAGCACCATCCGAAGTGCTAGAGCAATTGCTTGAGCTTGTATGGGAGGGGCGAGTGGCGAATGATCAATTCGCGCCGCTTCGTTTGCATGCGAATACTAAAAATTCCAATTGGGCACGAAAAGGTTCAGGTCAAGGAAGATGGTATGCGTTATCGAGCGTGTCTACTCAAGAAACCAAGTCTTTGAGCATGCAGGATCGCAACAATGATCAGCATTCACCCACGCTCGCCTGGATCCATCATTTGCTCAAAGTGTACGGGATTATCAATCGTGAGCTCGTTCAGAAAATATCCCCTCTATCCTGGGATGAATGTTATCCTGTACTTAAGCGATTAGAGCAATGGGGAGCGATGACGCGAGGTACTTTCATTAAAGGAACTACAAATTTGCAGTTTACGACCCGAGAGCTAAGTGATGCGATTAAACAATCGTTACCTGAACAGGTGGAATCGCATTCAACTGTGCTGTCTGCAGTAGATCCTGCTAATCCATTCGGATTAATTATGGACTGGCCTCATCAGCAGCAAGAAGCGATATTTGCCCGATTGCCGAATAATTATTTGGTGTTGAAGGGCAATACGTTAATGTTCTGGATCGAACGTAAGGGCAGACGAATCTACGGACTTCAGAGCGTAGATGAACAACAGCTGACGATTGTGCAGCAAGCCCAAATTTTGTTGAATGCGATACATACGCTGCTACAAAGACAGAAATTAGTTAAGATTATTATTGAGTTATGGAACGGTGTGGCCGTACTGGAAACGGATCTCGGACAACAACTGTGCCAAATCGGTGCAGAACGTGATCTTCATTCTCTCGTCGTATGGTCAAAATCGTAA
- a CDS encoding glycerophosphodiester phosphodiesterase, with translation MKKMQISRIHYFTLHGLLLVMLAFIILWFSGTEIPIHLLFSNDNKVTTIGHRGASGYAPECTLASYQLAVRMQADYIELDLQLTKDGEVIILHDDTVDRTTNGSGYVNQLTLAQLKTLDAGSWFNQKYPIYARNEYVNEKVPTLIEVFEAFGNSTKYMLETKSPSDNPGLEEKVWELIEQFQLHDHVAIQSFSSDSLKKFREWDNEIQLFQLFWYNYPASITNTKLEQVKSYANGIGVNFLMINENYVHKVKNAQLLIYPYTVNYQVNMERAMNWGVDGLHTDYPDRFKEVIEQFNDNAP, from the coding sequence ATGAAAAAAATGCAAATATCTCGAATTCACTACTTTACCTTGCATGGGTTATTGCTTGTCATGTTAGCGTTCATTATTCTTTGGTTCAGTGGTACGGAGATACCGATACATTTGTTATTCTCCAATGATAATAAAGTGACAACGATCGGTCATCGCGGGGCATCCGGATATGCACCTGAATGTACGTTAGCTTCATATCAACTCGCGGTGAGGATGCAAGCAGACTATATCGAGCTGGATCTCCAACTGACGAAGGATGGAGAGGTTATCATCCTGCATGACGACACGGTAGATCGCACGACGAATGGGAGCGGATATGTCAACCAACTCACTCTAGCACAGCTCAAAACTCTTGATGCGGGCTCTTGGTTTAATCAGAAGTATCCGATTTATGCACGTAATGAATATGTGAATGAGAAGGTACCTACGTTAATCGAGGTGTTTGAGGCTTTTGGAAATTCAACGAAATATATGCTAGAGACGAAATCGCCAAGCGATAATCCCGGACTAGAAGAAAAAGTATGGGAATTAATCGAGCAATTTCAATTACATGATCATGTCGCAATTCAATCGTTCAGTTCAGATAGTCTCAAAAAATTTCGCGAGTGGGACAATGAAATTCAGCTTTTCCAGCTTTTCTGGTACAACTATCCCGCTTCAATTACGAACACCAAGCTAGAGCAAGTGAAGAGCTATGCGAACGGAATCGGCGTCAATTTCTTAATGATTAATGAGAATTACGTACACAAGGTGAAAAATGCACAATTACTCATCTACCCCTACACGGTGAATTACCAAGTCAATATGGAGCGTGCCATGAATTGGGGAGTGGATGGTCTTCATACGGATTATCCGGATCGCTTCAAGGAGGTCATCGAGCAATTCAACGATAACGCCCCATAA
- a CDS encoding PH domain-containing protein: protein MLNESVLWEGKPFNYGFPSFTRYQITERRVIIERGIFTKRREEIQLYRIRDLSLKRNLLERILKFGDITILSTDTTSPQYTLRNIRESVRISDLLSSSIETARLKYRAMELTEVQG from the coding sequence ATGCTGAATGAGAGCGTATTATGGGAGGGTAAACCCTTCAACTATGGATTTCCTTCATTTACCCGTTATCAAATAACAGAACGTCGTGTCATCATAGAAAGAGGAATTTTTACGAAGCGGCGTGAAGAAATTCAATTGTATCGTATTCGTGATCTTTCTCTTAAACGTAATTTACTCGAGCGGATTTTAAAATTTGGTGATATTACGATCTTGTCAACAGACACAACAAGCCCGCAATATACACTTCGTAATATTCGGGAAAGTGTCCGAATCTCTGATTTACTTAGCAGCTCGATCGAGACTGCTCGTTTGAAATATCGTGCTATGGAGCTTACAGAAGTTCAAGGTTGA